From Rutidosis leptorrhynchoides isolate AG116_Rl617_1_P2 chromosome 3, CSIRO_AGI_Rlap_v1, whole genome shotgun sequence, a single genomic window includes:
- the LOC139896065 gene encoding protein S40-4-like, translated as MATRKFHHHHDQRPKFLYLGGSDHKINPVDNDGFEMNESDMWNNGVEDRSIEPQNNISRRSKFPLKPHQQKKVPVMAAKSLPVNVPDWSKILRDEYKHHGSRDNDYDHDVMFDDDDDNDDGNDDEKLPPHEFLARTRNASFSVHEGIGRTLKGRDLSRVRNAIWKQTGFEQD; from the coding sequence ATGGCAACAAGAAAATTTCACCATCATCATGATCAAAGACCAAAGTTTCTTTATTTAGGTGGTAGTGATCACAAAATTAACCCGGTAGACAACGATGGGTTCGAGATGAATGAATCCGACATGTGGAACAATGGTGTCGAAGATCGTTCAATCGAGCCACAAAATAACATTTCAAGAAGATCAAAGTTTCCATTGAAACCTCATCAACAAAAAAAAGTACCCGTGATGGCGGCAAAGTCGTTACCGGTCAACGTACCCGATTGGTCAAAGATTTTAAGAGATGAGTACAAGCATCATGGAAGTAGAGATAATGACTATGATCATGATGTTatgttcgatgatgatgatgataatgatgatggtaatGATGATGAGAAGTTGCCACCTCACGAGTTTTTAGCAAGGACTAGAAATGCATCATTTTCTGTTCATGAAGGTATTGGAAGAACACTTAAAGGCAGAGATTTGAGTAGGGTTAGAAATGCAATTTGGAAGCAAACCGGTTTTGAACAAGATTAA